The proteins below come from a single Rhodohalobacter sp. SW132 genomic window:
- a CDS encoding GntR family transcriptional regulator produces the protein MKNSAKYIADRIRLMIATKQFQVGEMLPSTRELGRQLEVSFHTVRKAYGHLENEGLITGEQGRGFIINRQNTSLDKSQRLEIGAEKLKEVLEELVGYGLDESEIEMLVAEQVSYMEWPDRIQSCATIGETRELATILAKSIREQVGVKSDTLSLADYDKALTYDALFIPIQLVSEFHGASDSTRIMPVVYHYDADVLISIVTRASLDAIGLVTAEENSIQKIIKQLKSSINFSGSFVAGATYGKSLPLFVRNTDLVVYTPACARLVEQKVPEKKRLKLNYILSDKSADMIRAELWDQ, from the coding sequence ATGAAAAACTCAGCAAAATATATTGCAGATCGCATTCGGCTGATGATTGCCACCAAGCAGTTCCAGGTCGGAGAGATGCTGCCCTCCACGCGGGAACTCGGCAGGCAGCTTGAAGTCAGCTTTCACACAGTGCGGAAAGCGTACGGCCATCTTGAAAATGAGGGATTGATAACCGGCGAGCAGGGGCGCGGATTTATCATCAACCGGCAGAATACATCCTTAGATAAATCACAACGTCTGGAAATCGGAGCAGAAAAACTAAAGGAAGTTCTTGAGGAACTGGTCGGATACGGACTGGATGAATCTGAAATTGAAATGCTTGTTGCCGAACAGGTTAGCTACATGGAGTGGCCCGACAGAATTCAGAGCTGCGCCACGATCGGCGAAACCCGAGAGCTGGCAACCATTTTAGCCAAATCTATCCGCGAACAGGTTGGCGTAAAAAGCGACACGCTCAGCCTGGCCGACTACGACAAAGCGCTCACTTATGATGCGCTCTTCATCCCTATTCAGCTTGTGAGTGAATTTCACGGTGCATCCGACTCCACCCGGATTATGCCGGTGGTCTACCATTATGATGCCGATGTTCTCATCTCCATTGTTACCCGCGCATCGCTGGACGCCATTGGTCTTGTGACAGCTGAAGAAAATTCGATTCAGAAAATCATCAAACAGTTAAAATCTTCCATCAACTTTAGCGGATCATTCGTTGCGGGCGCTACATACGGAAAATCGCTGCCCCTCTTTGTGAGAAACACCGATCTTGTGGTTTACACTCCTGCGTGTGCCCGGCTCGTAGAACAAAAAGTGCCGGAAAAAAAGCGTCTTAA
- a CDS encoding lactonase family protein, whose protein sequence is MNKTLFGFGVLLIVLAVGMTGYSEQQSSAEIIYIGTFSGQGSEGLYVYEFDRSTEKMMEIQIVSDREGPNFQAIHPDENYLYSVSGQPFSEDTDYGTVSAYEIDEHSGKLTLINEQSVEGRGTAHVSVDPKGRFVYVSNYGEGNLSVFLINDDGSLTEAVDVVHHEGSSVNEQRQNRPHVHSVIPSADGRFIYVPDLGIDKIMIYEVNETTGILTPAETPYAESTPGSGPRHFTIHPNNEFAYSAEELSSTVAVYTIDPSSGALNEIQRVSMLPEGFDESSSAADIHISPDGRFLYASNRGHDSLVIFEIDSSDGELSLVGHESTRGGHPRNFMMDQHGEFVFVANRDNNNVVVFARDKETGKLNYTGEEASVPRAVCVTQFFLR, encoded by the coding sequence ATGAATAAAACTCTATTCGGCTTTGGCGTACTTCTTATAGTATTAGCAGTGGGCATGACAGGTTATTCCGAACAACAATCTTCAGCTGAGATCATCTATATCGGAACGTTCTCCGGCCAGGGCAGTGAAGGTCTATATGTGTATGAGTTCGACAGAAGCACAGAAAAAATGATGGAAATTCAAATCGTCAGTGACCGGGAAGGCCCAAATTTCCAGGCAATCCATCCAGATGAAAACTACCTCTATTCTGTCAGCGGTCAACCTTTTTCCGAAGATACAGATTATGGAACTGTATCCGCTTATGAGATTGATGAACATTCTGGTAAACTCACTCTGATAAATGAGCAATCTGTTGAAGGCAGGGGCACCGCTCATGTAAGTGTAGATCCAAAAGGAAGGTTTGTATATGTATCAAATTATGGTGAAGGAAATTTAAGCGTCTTTTTGATTAATGATGATGGCAGTCTCACAGAAGCTGTTGATGTCGTGCATCATGAAGGAAGCAGTGTAAATGAGCAACGGCAGAACAGGCCGCATGTTCATTCAGTCATTCCCTCAGCTGACGGCCGGTTTATCTATGTTCCAGATTTAGGAATCGATAAAATCATGATTTATGAAGTAAATGAAACCACAGGAATTCTAACACCTGCCGAAACACCTTATGCTGAAAGCACTCCCGGATCGGGGCCGAGGCATTTCACGATTCATCCAAATAACGAATTTGCATATTCAGCCGAAGAACTAAGCTCAACTGTGGCTGTTTATACCATTGACCCGTCTTCCGGGGCATTAAATGAAATACAGCGTGTGAGTATGCTGCCTGAGGGTTTTGACGAATCCAGTTCGGCAGCTGACATTCATATTTCGCCCGATGGACGATTTCTTTATGCATCCAATCGCGGGCACGACAGCCTGGTCATCTTCGAGATCGATTCCTCAGACGGAGAACTTTCCTTGGTCGGCCATGAGTCAACCAGAGGCGGGCATCCCCGAAATTTTATGATGGATCAGCATGGTGAGTTTGTTTTTGTAGCAAACAGGGATAACAATAATGTAGTTGTATTCGCAAGAGACAAAGAAACAGGTAAACTAAATTATACGGGTGAAGAAGCCTCTGTTCCCAGGGCTGTCTGTGTGACTCAGTTTTTTTTACGTTGA
- a CDS encoding sugar phosphate isomerase/epimerase → MNCDRKTFLKMSGMMASGLAVGTLPFLKSCAPAEQQADTAFGLQLYTLRDVITDDPEATLRQVAEYGYTEIESYEGPMGMWWNMGNNGFKDLMDELGMTAISTHANVFEDFERKANEAAEIGLKFIVSPWIGPQDSLDDYREIADQFNEMGEIANSAGIRFAYHNHAYTFEEQDGQMPQDVLMENTDPDLVEYQMDIYWVALAGEDPAAWIEKYPGRFTTCHVKDLSNGANPESTILGTGSIDYQELLPFSAEHGMENFIVEQEAYTGTTPMDAIRENAEYMRGIDI, encoded by the coding sequence ATGAATTGTGATCGTAAAACCTTCCTGAAAATGTCTGGCATGATGGCTTCCGGGCTTGCCGTTGGAACTCTGCCATTCTTAAAATCATGCGCCCCTGCCGAACAACAGGCCGACACTGCATTTGGCCTGCAACTCTATACTCTGCGGGATGTCATCACTGACGACCCTGAAGCCACGCTGCGACAGGTTGCCGAATATGGCTACACCGAAATTGAAAGTTACGAAGGCCCGATGGGTATGTGGTGGAATATGGGAAATAACGGCTTTAAAGATTTGATGGATGAGCTGGGAATGACCGCCATTTCAACCCATGCAAATGTGTTTGAAGATTTTGAACGCAAGGCAAATGAAGCAGCCGAAATCGGCCTGAAATTTATTGTATCTCCATGGATTGGTCCACAGGACTCCCTGGACGATTATCGCGAAATTGCGGATCAGTTTAATGAGATGGGTGAGATTGCAAACAGCGCCGGCATACGTTTCGCCTACCATAATCACGCCTACACATTTGAAGAGCAGGATGGCCAGATGCCGCAGGATGTTTTGATGGAAAATACCGATCCCGACCTGGTAGAGTACCAGATGGACATCTACTGGGTTGCTCTTGCCGGTGAAGATCCCGCTGCGTGGATTGAAAAGTATCCCGGAAGATTTACAACCTGCCACGTGAAAGACCTGAGTAACGGTGCCAATCCGGAATCAACGATTCTCGGGACCGGTTCTATTGATTACCAGGAGCTTTTGCCCTTTTCAGCCGAGCACGGAATGGAAAATTTCATTGTAGAGCAGGAAGCATACACAGGTACCACGCCGATGGATGCCATTCGCGAAAATGCCGAATATATGCGCGGTATTGACATTTAA
- a CDS encoding arabinan endo-1,5-alpha-L-arabinosidase, which yields MKVRLSLHFPASVQMSQPYNQSALILILLLFTFALISGCDPTSSDEPEQEPDDQNQQYDPGVPDDYSDISHIDNFSSWGHYNVHDPSMIKYDDYYYIFSTDVFFGGGGVDEDDPRRDPKIPIRKSDDLVDWQPIGHVFDEMPGDVIDFMREIQPDYRPLAVWAPFIKQVGDEFRLYYSVPANNDLQTAYLGLATSPHPEGPWENQGLVLATYDGDEHNGIDPALMIDRATGRHWLFHGSWQAGIFVVEVDPETGFRLDEQDKGEIVATRPLSNGSAAMEGAEVLYRPENDMYYMFVTYDWLMEPYNVRVGRAEQPQGPYLDMFGKNLADHTNNYPKITAQYRFSGHYGWKGVGHTGLLNDDGDYYLASNGRLGGPSPNEHLMLLHLRRIFWTDDGWPILSPQRYAGVPQIDLQSEDVHGRWEYISLNETFSKNDPLFITLSSDGTVNNNSNSTWNFDGTDLILNLEGRESFTAKVIRGWDWENDRVTLLFSGLSSDGIGQWGKKSD from the coding sequence ATGAAAGTTCGTTTATCACTTCATTTTCCTGCATCCGTTCAAATGTCACAACCATATAACCAATCAGCCTTAATCCTAATCCTGTTACTTTTCACATTCGCGTTGATTTCCGGTTGTGATCCCACCTCCTCCGACGAACCTGAACAGGAACCAGATGATCAGAATCAGCAATATGATCCGGGTGTTCCAGATGATTATTCCGATATTTCACATATCGACAATTTCTCGAGCTGGGGGCATTACAACGTTCACGACCCATCCATGATCAAATATGATGACTACTACTATATTTTTTCTACCGATGTGTTTTTTGGCGGCGGCGGAGTTGATGAAGATGATCCGCGGAGAGACCCTAAAATTCCGATTCGTAAATCTGATGACCTGGTAGACTGGCAGCCGATTGGCCATGTATTTGACGAAATGCCGGGTGATGTCATCGATTTTATGCGGGAGATTCAGCCAGATTATCGTCCGCTTGCCGTTTGGGCACCGTTCATCAAACAGGTTGGCGATGAGTTCCGGCTCTACTACTCCGTGCCCGCCAATAATGATTTGCAAACTGCTTATCTCGGGCTGGCTACAAGTCCGCATCCCGAAGGTCCGTGGGAGAATCAAGGGCTTGTTTTGGCAACGTATGACGGGGATGAACACAACGGAATTGATCCCGCGCTGATGATCGATCGTGCAACCGGCAGGCACTGGCTTTTCCACGGCTCCTGGCAGGCTGGAATTTTTGTTGTTGAAGTGGACCCTGAAACCGGGTTCCGTCTCGATGAGCAGGATAAAGGGGAAATCGTCGCCACGCGTCCGCTCTCCAACGGAAGTGCCGCAATGGAGGGCGCTGAAGTCCTTTATCGTCCGGAAAATGACATGTATTATATGTTCGTAACCTACGACTGGCTGATGGAGCCGTATAACGTTAGGGTGGGCCGTGCTGAACAACCGCAGGGTCCCTACCTCGATATGTTTGGGAAAAACCTGGCGGATCACACCAACAACTACCCGAAAATTACGGCTCAATACCGGTTTTCCGGTCACTACGGCTGGAAAGGAGTTGGCCACACCGGCCTGCTGAACGACGATGGCGACTATTATCTTGCGAGTAACGGAAGGCTTGGCGGACCGTCTCCAAATGAACACCTGATGCTGCTGCACCTGCGCCGAATATTCTGGACAGATGATGGCTGGCCAATTCTCTCACCACAGCGATACGCCGGTGTGCCGCAGATCGACCTTCAGAGTGAAGATGTGCACGGCCGGTGGGAATACATTTCATTGAATGAAACATTTTCAAAAAACGACCCGCTCTTTATCACCCTTTCATCTGACGGAACTGTAAATAACAATTCGAACAGCACATGGAATTTTGATGGAACTGATCTGATCCTGAATCTCGAAGGGAGGGAATCGTTTACCGCGAAAGTAATTCGTGGATGGGATTGGGAAAATGACCGGGTGACACTTCTGTTTTCCGGCTTGAGTTCGGACGGGATCGGGCAATGGGGTAAGAAATCTGACTAA
- a CDS encoding ion transporter, translating into MKKRLKEIVEQDESSAGRIFNLFIIALILLSVLSISIKTLPDLDESIVRFLEIFELVVVIIFTVEYVLRIYVADKKLGYIFSFYGVIDLIAILPFYIATGIDLRSLRIFRVLRLLPILKLVRYSEAASLLMRVFKSIRRELIVFLFVTICMLYVAAIGIYYFENPAQPEEFSSVFHSLWWSVSTFTLLGYGDVYPVTLGGRIFTFFVLITGIAMIALPTGLVAAALRKEIDLEPEE; encoded by the coding sequence ATGAAAAAACGGCTGAAAGAGATTGTTGAGCAAGATGAAAGTTCTGCAGGCAGAATCTTCAATCTGTTTATCATCGCTTTAATTCTCCTTTCTGTTCTCAGCATCTCCATAAAAACACTGCCCGACCTTGATGAATCGATCGTCCGCTTTCTCGAAATTTTTGAGCTTGTGGTAGTGATCATCTTTACGGTTGAATATGTTCTACGCATATATGTTGCCGACAAAAAACTGGGCTACATCTTCAGTTTTTATGGGGTGATCGACCTGATCGCTATTCTTCCATTTTATATCGCCACTGGCATCGACCTAAGGTCGCTGCGAATTTTCCGCGTATTACGCCTGCTTCCAATTCTCAAACTTGTACGGTACAGCGAGGCTGCTTCACTCCTGATGCGGGTTTTTAAATCCATCAGACGAGAACTGATCGTTTTCCTGTTTGTAACAATTTGCATGCTGTATGTTGCAGCAATCGGCATTTACTATTTTGAAAATCCCGCACAGCCCGAAGAGTTCAGTTCTGTTTTTCACAGCCTATGGTGGTCTGTTTCTACTTTTACACTACTTGGTTATGGTGATGTTTATCCTGTTACCTTAGGCGGGCGTATTTTTACTTTTTTTGTATTGATAACAGGCATTGCTATGATCGCTTTGCCGACGGGATTGGTTGCTGCAGCACTAAGAAAAGAGATCGATCTTGAACCAGAGGAATAA
- a CDS encoding MmcQ/YjbR family DNA-binding protein: protein MNIEEYRNFCLSFSGAAEDLPFDENTLCFKVMGKIFSICDIEEFESINLKCDPVKAIELREMYPGLVVPGYHMSKKHWNTVSMQDNLPDELIKEWITDSYNLVVAGMPKRDRELLNRQK, encoded by the coding sequence ATGAATATTGAAGAGTATCGCAACTTTTGCCTTTCATTCTCCGGCGCAGCGGAAGATCTGCCGTTTGATGAAAATACCCTCTGCTTTAAAGTGATGGGCAAGATTTTTTCGATTTGTGATATCGAAGAGTTTGAGAGCATCAACCTGAAGTGTGATCCGGTGAAAGCGATAGAGCTTCGGGAGATGTATCCCGGACTGGTGGTTCCGGGCTATCATATGAGCAAGAAACACTGGAATACAGTGAGTATGCAGGATAATCTGCCGGATGAGCTGATCAAAGAATGGATCACTGATTCGTACAACCTGGTAGTGGCAGGAATGCCGAAGAGAGATCGGGAATTGCTTAACAGGCAAAAGTGA
- a CDS encoding MFS transporter — MNKPALATVFLVVMIDLLGFGIVLPLLPFYAQEFAASAVTIGLLYSVYSFMQLIFSPIWGSLSDRIGRRPIMLLSTFGAVLAYIIFGLAETLGVLFFSRIIAGVMGGNISTAQAYIADVTDKENRAKGMGLIGAAFGIGFVVGPASATLLIHSSFHDFIAGIGFVEFADWMRANKFALPGFFAAALSFCSFLMVLFKLPETVDTSKEKPAGMSRPSVFTPRFWRELSRQKSLTSRGFLIPLIIGFFLLSFGESSLYSAFPLFAEQELNLTAEQVGIQFFYIGIVAVVIQGFLIKPLTNRFNEEKLFLTGNILMIIGLACIPLAGSMTQLALALCLMAVGKSLNTPTITSLISQEADEEHVGAVMGTAQGMSGLGRMIGPTWGGALFAIYFGLPFVATAAIVGGTLWIGWRLLGTGDK, encoded by the coding sequence ATGAATAAACCGGCTCTTGCGACAGTATTTTTGGTAGTGATGATCGACCTGCTCGGGTTCGGCATTGTGCTGCCGCTGCTGCCGTTTTACGCACAAGAGTTTGCCGCCTCAGCCGTGACCATCGGGCTGCTTTATAGCGTTTATTCCTTTATGCAGCTCATTTTTTCACCGATCTGGGGAAGCCTCTCCGACCGAATCGGGCGACGGCCTATCATGCTGCTGAGTACGTTCGGTGCCGTTCTTGCCTACATCATTTTTGGCCTTGCAGAAACGCTGGGCGTGCTCTTTTTCTCACGAATCATCGCCGGTGTGATGGGGGGTAATATATCAACCGCGCAGGCCTATATCGCCGATGTGACCGATAAAGAGAACCGCGCCAAGGGAATGGGGCTGATTGGTGCGGCGTTTGGTATCGGGTTTGTCGTGGGACCGGCATCCGCCACTCTGCTAATTCACTCCTCCTTTCACGATTTTATAGCCGGTATCGGGTTTGTGGAGTTTGCCGACTGGATGCGCGCCAATAAATTTGCCCTGCCCGGATTCTTTGCCGCTGCCCTATCATTCTGCAGTTTTCTGATGGTGCTTTTTAAGCTTCCCGAAACGGTGGATACGTCTAAAGAGAAACCCGCAGGTATGAGCCGGCCAAGTGTATTCACCCCGCGGTTCTGGCGTGAACTCTCCAGGCAGAAGAGCCTCACCTCACGCGGATTTCTGATCCCGCTGATCATCGGCTTTTTCCTGCTCTCCTTTGGCGAATCGAGCCTCTACAGCGCCTTTCCGCTTTTTGCCGAACAGGAACTAAACCTGACGGCCGAACAGGTGGGGATCCAGTTTTTCTATATCGGTATTGTAGCCGTTGTGATCCAGGGGTTTCTGATCAAACCGCTGACAAACCGCTTCAACGAAGAAAAACTCTTCCTGACCGGAAATATCCTGATGATCATCGGCCTGGCCTGTATTCCGCTCGCCGGCTCCATGACCCAGCTCGCCCTGGCGCTCTGCCTGATGGCGGTGGGCAAAAGCCTCAACACACCCACCATCACCAGCCTGATCTCCCAGGAAGCCGATGAAGAACATGTGGGCGCCGTAATGGGAACTGCCCAGGGGATGTCGGGCCTCGGACGGATGATTGGCCCTACCTGGGGCGGCGCACTCTTTGCGATCTATTTCGGTCTTCCGTTTGTCGCCACCGCAGCCATTGTTGGCGGAACCCTCTGGATCGGGTGGAGACTGCTCGGCACAGGAGACAAATAG